In Candidatus Edwardsbacteria bacterium, the following are encoded in one genomic region:
- a CDS encoding MBL fold metallo-hydrolase has protein sequence MTIHFVVNHLEETKMKTYFAFLLSFFLLPLTAAHAQQSFETDTFDLGQKKLVIHFIGHGTLMLDYDGLIIHVDPVGRYADYTQLPKADIILITHQHQDHLDKEAIAKILSAKTRIILNRASCDILGFGKAMANGDTITIKDVKITAVPAYNTTKGRDKFHPKGRDNGYVLEIGEKKIYIAGDTEDIPEMKQLKNIDIAFLPMNQPYTMTAKQLVNAVKVIKPRIVYPYHYADSDLSALPQLLKGIKGTELRIRRMN, from the coding sequence ATGACTATTCATTTCGTAGTTAATCATTTAGAAGAAACCAAAATGAAAACTTATTTCGCTTTTCTTTTGTCGTTTTTCCTGCTTCCCCTGACCGCCGCTCATGCCCAACAATCCTTCGAAACAGACACCTTCGACTTGGGCCAAAAGAAACTGGTCATCCACTTCATCGGCCACGGCACCCTGATGCTGGACTACGATGGGCTGATCATCCATGTCGATCCGGTGGGCCGTTACGCCGATTACACCCAATTGCCCAAAGCGGACATAATCCTCATTACCCACCAGCACCAGGACCACCTCGACAAGGAGGCCATCGCTAAGATCCTATCGGCTAAAACGCGTATTATTTTAAACAGGGCTTCTTGCGACATCTTGGGCTTCGGCAAAGCTATGGCCAACGGCGATACCATCACCATAAAAGACGTTAAGATAACCGCCGTTCCGGCCTACAATACCACCAAGGGGCGGGACAAGTTTCACCCCAAGGGCCGGGATAACGGTTATGTGCTGGAGATCGGCGAGAAAAAGATATATATCGCCGGCGATACCGAGGACATCCCGGAGATGAAACAACTGAAAAATATCGACATCGCCTTTCTGCCCATGAACCAGCCCTACACCATGACCGCCAAACAACTAGTAAACGCTGTGAAAGTGATAAAACCGCGTATCGTCTATCCCTACCACTACGCTGACAGCGATCTCTCAGCCCTGCCCCAGCTCCTGAAGGGGATCAAGGGAACGGAGCTGCGCATCCGGCGGATGAACTGA
- a CDS encoding zinc-ribbon domain containing protein, with the protein MSFTDKTLSCKECGKPFTFTAGEQEFYQQKGFQNEPQRCPDCRSAKKTERRGPRQMFKVTCADCGQDTEVPFKPTGDRPVYCSDCFAKNRA; encoded by the coding sequence ATGAGTTTCACGGACAAGACCCTATCCTGCAAAGAGTGCGGGAAACCATTCACTTTCACTGCCGGCGAGCAGGAATTCTATCAACAGAAGGGCTTCCAGAATGAGCCCCAGCGCTGCCCGGATTGCCGCTCGGCCAAAAAGACCGAGAGACGCGGGCCCCGCCAGATGTTCAAAGTGACCTGCGCCGACTGCGGACAGGACACCGAAGTTCCCTTCAAGCCCACAGGCGATCGTCCGGTCTATTGTTCAGACTGCTTTGCCAAGAACCGCGCCTAA
- a CDS encoding patatin-like phospholipase family protein, whose translation MNKKTRSFHLVRICLSAMAVLMAATVGAAGDEAECRPKVGLVLSGGGAKGFAHIGALKVIEETGLQVDYIAGTSMGAIIGSLYAIGYSPAQIEQIALGQNWAELFDDAASRRYLSKGEKSRHGIYALIFPIRKGRVTMPSGLISGQKLQALLARLTWPANRIDDFNKLPTPFCCLATDLETGQPVILDRGSLPEAVRASMSLPTIFVPMRIGEQLLIDGGIVDNLPASQAKAMGAEVLLGVDVSVLLRSQDKLGSLIEVLDQTISFQGFASVEKQRLLCQALIIPELSQYTSASFSRIGEIINKGEEAARKSRSELERMIDSLGLRRRQETRMTPARTESLYVVNIEVEGLSNVSKKLVLDEMNLNGAGWLSADELDRAIERVYSTQFFERVTYRMVPDGAGVGLKVKVIEKEHHLLGLGFRYDSNTNAEILAGFNLRNLLGHSSLLVADLRLGNSPEFKLSESIHAGIGGGIGARLSLGFVQFPVYLYQHEQRWASLNCRMARGEIFLGSIYSKMLELGGSIKMEYFRSSPDIAPVGFVGTKEHHLIIGLSLDMDTYDRSEFPTRGQKLTLSNTLANRQFGGRADFYKKSGLWQGRFPVNKKLSLSQETFWGNVSGREIPTHYRFYLGGLDQRQGVISLAGLKPMELNGSNVMGLGIGAQYEISSGRFVTISWNIAKAGDGYWKDQFTKQGLVSGVSFGAGILTPVGPVRLELMGGSRHSFLTHLRLGHNF comes from the coding sequence ATGAATAAAAAAACAAGATCTTTTCATCTGGTCCGTATCTGCCTGTCGGCCATGGCCGTTCTGATGGCGGCAACGGTTGGTGCCGCGGGGGACGAGGCGGAGTGCCGTCCCAAAGTGGGCCTGGTACTGTCCGGCGGCGGGGCCAAGGGCTTCGCCCATATCGGGGCGCTCAAGGTCATTGAGGAGACCGGCCTGCAAGTGGACTACATTGCCGGAACAAGCATGGGGGCCATTATCGGCTCCCTGTATGCCATAGGATACAGCCCGGCCCAGATAGAACAGATAGCCCTAGGACAGAACTGGGCGGAGCTGTTTGATGATGCCGCCTCCCGAAGGTATCTGTCTAAGGGAGAGAAGTCCCGGCACGGTATTTATGCCCTCATCTTCCCAATAAGAAAGGGCAGAGTGACCATGCCTTCTGGCCTGATCTCGGGTCAGAAACTGCAGGCCCTGTTAGCTCGGCTTACCTGGCCGGCTAACCGGATTGATGATTTCAATAAATTGCCGACCCCCTTCTGCTGCCTGGCCACCGACCTGGAGACCGGACAGCCGGTGATATTGGACCGGGGATCCCTGCCCGAGGCCGTAAGGGCCAGCATGTCCCTGCCGACGATATTTGTTCCCATGCGCATTGGAGAGCAACTGCTGATCGACGGAGGCATCGTCGATAACCTCCCGGCCAGTCAGGCCAAAGCCATGGGAGCCGAAGTGCTGTTGGGAGTAGATGTCAGCGTTTTACTTCGCTCCCAGGATAAACTGGGATCGTTGATAGAGGTACTGGATCAAACCATAAGCTTCCAGGGTTTTGCCTCGGTGGAAAAACAGCGCCTGTTATGCCAGGCCCTGATAATCCCGGAATTGTCCCAGTACACTTCGGCCAGTTTCAGCCGGATCGGAGAGATCATTAATAAAGGCGAGGAAGCCGCCCGAAAGTCCCGATCGGAGCTGGAGAGGATGATAGACTCCCTGGGCTTGAGACGCAGACAGGAAACAAGAATGACCCCGGCCAGGACGGAATCCCTTTACGTGGTAAATATCGAGGTTGAGGGCTTAAGCAATGTTTCCAAAAAACTGGTTCTGGATGAAATGAACCTGAATGGCGCCGGATGGCTTTCGGCGGACGAGCTGGACCGGGCAATTGAGAGGGTTTACAGCACGCAGTTCTTTGAAAGGGTCACCTATCGGATGGTGCCGGATGGTGCCGGAGTGGGTCTAAAAGTCAAAGTCATAGAAAAGGAGCATCACCTACTAGGGCTGGGATTCAGATACGACAGCAATACCAACGCCGAGATCCTGGCCGGGTTCAATCTTAGGAACCTGCTGGGGCACAGCTCGCTTTTGGTAGCGGACCTGCGTCTGGGCAACAGTCCGGAATTCAAGCTATCAGAGTCCATCCATGCCGGCATCGGAGGCGGCATCGGAGCCCGGCTCAGCCTGGGTTTCGTTCAGTTCCCGGTTTATCTATACCAACATGAGCAGCGCTGGGCCAGCCTGAATTGCAGAATGGCCCGGGGTGAGATCTTTTTAGGATCCATCTATTCCAAAATGCTGGAGCTGGGCGGAAGCATAAAAATGGAGTATTTCCGGTCGTCGCCGGATATCGCCCCGGTGGGATTTGTCGGCACCAAGGAACATCACCTAATCATCGGCCTTTCGTTAGACATGGATACCTATGATCGGAGCGAGTTCCCGACCAGGGGGCAAAAACTGACATTGAGCAATACCCTGGCCAACCGGCAATTCGGGGGGAGGGCCGATTTTTACAAGAAGTCCGGCCTGTGGCAGGGACGCTTTCCGGTGAATAAAAAATTATCGCTCAGCCAGGAGACTTTTTGGGGCAATGTCTCCGGCCGGGAGATCCCCACTCATTACCGCTTCTATCTGGGAGGATTGGACCAACGGCAGGGGGTCATCTCCCTGGCCGGGCTGAAGCCCATGGAGCTTAACGGCAGCAATGTCATGGGCCTGGGGATCGGGGCGCAATATGAGATCTCGTCCGGCAGGTTCGTCACCATAAGCTGGAATATCGCCAAGGCCGGCGACGGGTATTGGAAGGACCAGTTCACCAAACAGGGCCTGGTGAGCGGGGTAAGTTTTGGGGCCGGCATTTTGACTCCGGTGGGTCCTGTCAGGCTGGAGCTGATGGGCGGCAGCCGGCATAGCTTTCTGACCCACCTCCGGTTGGGGCATAATTTCTAG
- a CDS encoding divergent polysaccharide deacetylase family protein — protein sequence MPRNRKKKRSNLWIVPAAALVLLAAFGLRHFVGRPQKPVLPEIPKSQAFRPATGDIQSLLGTLTDQGFTVRALSPGADSSRNFLIYIPPGYPLIQANLMINRLALSQNYTPVRSLENRKKQRLDLAFLSRDSLGLNITVLKKRAPAENISNLPKIALVLYFWPPEKPSLSGQFDKIAAIKTVIIKGSYRSKDREAICTVTLEPKGYPRNDPGPGTILVDDPSGKIKNKLDDAATAADEPAGLYLWQGSRAVEDARITDMITSYCSRNQLILIEPYPSAQSLVKKSAGANSCSYITPDLVIDTQASANSCLSQLKNQLAKTKARSLILIPATENGLKALNKVLTTETASHYEFVAVSGMM from the coding sequence ATGCCTAGAAACAGAAAGAAAAAAAGATCCAATCTATGGATTGTGCCGGCGGCGGCGCTGGTTCTTCTGGCGGCCTTCGGTCTGCGCCATTTTGTCGGCCGGCCTCAAAAGCCCGTCTTGCCGGAAATCCCCAAAAGCCAGGCCTTCCGCCCCGCCACTGGGGATATTCAAAGCCTGCTGGGAACCCTGACGGACCAGGGTTTTACTGTCCGGGCACTAAGCCCGGGAGCCGACAGCTCCCGTAATTTTCTGATCTACATCCCTCCGGGATATCCCCTGATCCAGGCCAATTTAATGATAAACCGGCTAGCCCTTTCCCAAAATTATACCCCGGTCAGATCGCTGGAGAACAGAAAGAAGCAACGGCTGGATCTGGCCTTTCTTTCCCGGGATTCCCTGGGCCTTAATATAACCGTTCTCAAAAAAAGAGCCCCGGCTGAAAACATCTCTAATCTACCTAAGATCGCCCTGGTTCTTTATTTTTGGCCTCCAGAGAAACCCTCCCTTTCCGGGCAATTCGATAAAATAGCAGCCATCAAAACGGTTATAATAAAAGGCAGCTACCGATCCAAGGACAGGGAGGCCATCTGTACGGTGACCTTGGAGCCGAAGGGCTATCCCAGGAATGACCCCGGTCCCGGCACTATTTTAGTGGACGATCCTTCGGGAAAAATAAAAAACAAGCTGGACGATGCCGCGACTGCGGCCGATGAGCCTGCCGGGTTGTACCTCTGGCAGGGATCCCGGGCAGTTGAGGATGCCAGGATCACGGATATGATCACCTCCTATTGCAGCCGCAATCAGCTCATCCTTATCGAGCCTTACCCCTCGGCCCAATCCCTGGTAAAAAAATCCGCCGGGGCCAATTCCTGCTCTTATATTACACCGGACTTGGTAATTGACACCCAAGCTTCCGCTAATAGCTGCCTATCCCAGCTGAAAAATCAACTTGCCAAAACCAAGGCCAGATCGCTTATTCTGATCCCGGCCACCGAGAACGGCTTGAAAGCCCTTAATAAGGTCCTCACCACGGAAACCGCTTCCCATTACGAGTTCGTGGCCGTTTCAGGGATGATGTAA
- a CDS encoding CapA family protein: MKINLAPWLWLFLLWPPVIKAEDIPPKRWEIIAVGDIMLGRGVSKAIERHGPGYPLARMMLVTDSCQVLCGNLESVISSEEFKSQSPYRFKADPVVAANILKQNGFGFLSVANNHAYDCGPSGLEESLGILDSLMIPYSGVLEIPKSPGSDSSADSSAMKTICRPAYLKIGDIRICFLAFCQPYLLNPNNENNIIAPADSATIYNSIRAVKDSCQVVITSFHWGFEYQQQPSKAQKYLGRLAIRAGAGIVLGHHPHVLQGVELYRGGVIAYSLGNFIFDQRDSLANQSAVLHMIMKGSRLDSLWLEPIEITAKRPTILNKAKLTQFKDLIDGLNLKFKTKSRIIKDRLYLF, encoded by the coding sequence ATGAAAATAAATTTAGCACCCTGGTTGTGGCTTTTTTTGCTGTGGCCGCCAGTCATCAAGGCAGAAGATATTCCGCCAAAAAGGTGGGAGATAATAGCCGTCGGAGATATTATGCTGGGCCGGGGGGTATCAAAAGCAATTGAACGACATGGCCCCGGCTACCCCTTGGCTAGGATGATGCTGGTTACCGACTCCTGCCAGGTGCTGTGCGGCAATCTGGAATCGGTCATCAGTTCAGAGGAATTCAAAAGCCAAAGCCCCTATCGTTTTAAAGCCGACCCGGTTGTGGCCGCCAATATTTTGAAGCAGAACGGCTTCGGCTTTTTATCGGTTGCCAACAATCATGCCTACGACTGCGGACCAAGCGGCCTGGAGGAATCACTTGGAATTTTGGATTCATTAATGATCCCCTATAGCGGGGTACTGGAGATACCTAAAAGCCCGGGGAGCGACAGCAGCGCTGATTCATCGGCGATGAAAACAATATGCCGGCCGGCTTATCTGAAAATAGGCGACATACGGATCTGTTTTCTGGCTTTCTGCCAGCCTTATTTGCTGAACCCAAATAACGAGAACAATATTATCGCCCCGGCCGATTCCGCAACGATTTATAATTCAATACGGGCGGTCAAAGATTCTTGCCAGGTGGTCATCACTTCCTTTCATTGGGGCTTTGAGTATCAGCAGCAACCATCCAAGGCTCAGAAGTATCTGGGCCGGCTGGCCATCAGGGCCGGCGCCGGAATAGTCTTGGGGCACCATCCTCATGTTCTGCAGGGGGTTGAGCTTTATAGGGGTGGGGTGATTGCTTATAGCCTGGGGAATTTCATATTTGACCAGAGGGATTCTTTGGCCAACCAGAGCGCCGTTCTGCATATGATAATGAAAGGCTCCCGGTTGGATTCTTTATGGCTGGAGCCCATAGAAATAACGGCAAAACGTCCGACGATCTTGAATAAAGCCAAGCTCACTCAATTCAAGGACTTGATCGATGGATTGAATCTGAAGTTTAAAACCAAGTCCCGAATAATAAAGGATAGGCTCTATCTGTTCTAA